A part of Peromyscus maniculatus bairdii isolate BWxNUB_F1_BW_parent chromosome 10, HU_Pman_BW_mat_3.1, whole genome shotgun sequence genomic DNA contains:
- the LOC143267631 gene encoding uncharacterized protein LOC143267631 isoform X2 — protein MAKRARYEKDGSGAASPVGAESPRPECYSPPPPTAPEGPASPAAAPKQRRIKFLFPPQLPVAYEEGGTNQRSPPTDAKDGVKTPACREQLNRPVVPHPFKIGDSVWVRRHQSRNLEPRLTGQRLGSTRRM, from the exons ATGGCTAAAAGGGCCCGGTATGAAAAAGATGGCTCGGGGGCGGCGTCACCCGTGGgcgccgagtcaccccgccccgagtgttacagccccccccccccgacagcgccggagggaccggcgtctcctgcagcggcccccaaacagcggaggataaagttcctgtttcctccccaattgccggtcgcctacgaggaaggcgggacaaaccagcgaag ccctccaactgatgcaaaagacggtgtaaaaacccctgcctgccgggagcaactgaaccgcccggtggtgcctcacccattcaagattggggactctgtctgggtccgacgccatcaatctaggaacctagagccgaggttgacgggacagcggcttgggtccacacgtcgcatgtaa
- the LOC143267631 gene encoding uncharacterized protein LOC143267631 isoform X1, whose protein sequence is MAKRARYEKDGSGAASPVGAESPRPECYSPPPPTAPEGPASPAAAPKQRRIKFLFPPQLPVAYEEGGTNQRSSGPAAPRSNDVQTSCLPQPRNPAAWFTDGSSFLQEKERRAGAAVTTESEIVWISPLPPGTSAQKAELIALIQALRMMKARRTRN, encoded by the exons ATGGCTAAAAGGGCCCGGTATGAAAAAGATGGCTCGGGGGCGGCGTCACCCGTGGgcgccgagtcaccccgccccgagtgttacagccccccccccccgacagcgccggagggaccggcgtctcctgcagcggcccccaaacagcggaggataaagttcctgtttcctccccaattgccggtcgcctacgaggaaggcgggacaaaccagcgaag ctctggtccagcagcccccagatcgaATGAtgttcagaccagttgtctccctcaaccccgcaaccctgctgcctggttcacggatgggagcagcttcctccaagaaaaagaacggagggccggagcagccgtcaccaccgaatcggagatagtttggatctcaccactgccacctggaacatcggcccaaaaggcagagctgatcgcgctgatccaggccctccggatgatgaaagcccggaggaccaggaactaa